One segment of Oscillospiraceae bacterium MB08-C2-2 DNA contains the following:
- a CDS encoding AraC family transcriptional regulator, translating into MEQNSYTYHVRKALLYINEYHNRPITLTTAAQALGVNKCYLCKLFKEETGQNFTDYLNQIKIDHSKKLLMGYGRSMLEISMEAGFNSQNYFNILFKRYTGMTPVQYRNIHGAALAG; encoded by the coding sequence ATGGAGCAAAACAGTTATACATACCATGTGCGCAAAGCACTGTTGTATATCAATGAATACCACAACCGTCCCATCACGCTGACCACAGCGGCGCAGGCTCTTGGGGTAAACAAATGTTACCTCTGCAAGCTTTTTAAGGAGGAAACAGGCCAGAATTTCACTGATTATCTCAACCAGATCAAAATTGACCACAGCAAAAAGCTGCTGATGGGCTATGGCCGCTCCATGCTGGAAATCTCCATGGAGGCAGGCTTTAACAGCCAAAACTATTTTAATATTCTCTTTAAACGCTACACCGGCATGACTCCCGTGCAGTACCGCAATATTCACGGAGCGGCTCTGGCCGGCTGA
- the accB gene encoding acetyl-CoA carboxylase biotin carboxyl carrier protein, whose translation MKEQDITIAEIKDLMQTMSQNRLTSFKMKLGALELELESAPAAGTAQIAAVETVTSQLVASAVPAQAPVCKGELVTSPIVGTFYESPAPDKPAFAKVGQKVKKGDVLFIIESMKLMNEVASELEGTVSEILVENAQGVEFGQPILRIE comes from the coding sequence ATGAAGGAGCAGGATATTACCATTGCAGAGATCAAGGATCTCATGCAGACCATGAGCCAGAACCGGCTCACCTCGTTTAAAATGAAGCTGGGCGCCTTGGAGCTGGAGCTGGAATCGGCTCCTGCGGCAGGAACGGCTCAGATTGCGGCGGTGGAAACCGTCACCTCCCAGCTGGTGGCTTCGGCTGTTCCCGCTCAGGCCCCTGTCTGCAAAGGGGAGCTGGTGACCTCTCCCATTGTGGGAACCTTTTATGAGTCGCCCGCCCCCGATAAGCCTGCCTTTGCCAAGGTAGGCCAGAAGGTGAAAAAGGGCGATGTGCTGTTTATCATCGAATCCATGAAGCTGATGAATGAGGTTGCCAGCGAGCTGGAAGGAACCGTATCCGAGATACTGGTGGAAAATGCCCAAGGTGTGGAATTCGGCCAGCCTATTCTGCGCATCGAATAG
- the accD gene encoding acetyl-CoA carboxylase, carboxyltransferase subunit beta, translating into MLEDLFDKVKARVGIPQTENTGSISVPADLLFKCPRCQKVEFMENFELTGKVCPNCGYHARLTAKERLAATVDVNSFLEYDENMLSKNPIDFDGYPEKIAALQASTGLKEACITGEATIEGQPCVIGIMDSHFMMASMGSVVGEKITRAFERATEKGLPVILFVASGGARMQEGIVSLMQMAKTSGAVARHSDAGLLYISVLTDPTTGGVAASFASLGDIVLAEPKVIIGFAGRRVIEGTIKQRLPDDFQSAEFFLEHGFVDVIVKRQDMKQRLGRLLRFHDWGREGHE; encoded by the coding sequence ATGCTGGAGGATCTGTTTGATAAAGTAAAAGCCCGGGTTGGCATTCCGCAGACCGAGAACACCGGCTCTATTTCAGTGCCGGCGGATTTGCTTTTTAAGTGCCCCCGGTGCCAAAAGGTTGAGTTCATGGAAAACTTTGAGCTGACCGGCAAGGTTTGCCCCAATTGCGGCTACCATGCCCGGCTCACAGCCAAGGAGCGGCTTGCCGCCACGGTGGATGTGAACTCCTTTTTGGAATACGACGAAAATATGCTATCCAAAAATCCCATTGATTTTGATGGCTACCCAGAAAAAATAGCGGCGCTTCAAGCGTCCACCGGGCTGAAAGAGGCTTGTATTACAGGGGAGGCTACCATTGAGGGCCAGCCCTGTGTGATTGGGATTATGGATTCCCACTTTATGATGGCCTCCATGGGCTCTGTAGTGGGTGAAAAAATCACCCGGGCCTTTGAGCGGGCAACTGAGAAGGGCTTGCCGGTGATTCTGTTTGTGGCCTCCGGCGGGGCTCGTATGCAGGAGGGTATTGTCTCCCTTATGCAGATGGCCAAAACCTCCGGGGCGGTGGCCCGCCACAGCGATGCCGGGCTGCTGTATATTTCAGTGCTCACCGATCCCACCACCGGCGGCGTGGCGGCCAGCTTTGCCTCCCTGGGGGATATTGTTCTGGCGGAGCCAAAGGTGATCATCGGCTTTGCCGGGCGGCGGGTTATTGAGGGTACTATCAAGCAGCGTCTGCCGGATGATTTTCAGTCGGCGGAGTTTTTTCTGGAGCACGGCTTTGTGGATGTGATCGTAAAGCGGCAGGATATGAAACAGCGGTTGGGCAGGCTTCTGCGATTCCATGACTGGGGGAGGGAAGGACATGAGTAA
- a CDS encoding helix-turn-helix transcriptional regulator: protein MNRIKELRLGLKLTQTAVQMKTGIDQTLLSKYETGERVPTVDNLMLLAAFYGTSMDYIMGLTDETRPYPRQHNPN from the coding sequence ATGAATCGTATAAAAGAGCTGCGGCTTGGGCTAAAGCTAACCCAAACCGCTGTACAGATGAAAACCGGTATCGACCAAACCCTGCTCTCCAAATACGAAACGGGGGAACGGGTTCCCACTGTGGATAACCTGATGCTTCTTGCCGCCTTCTATGGGACCAGCATGGATTATATTATGGGCCTTACCGATGAAACCCGGCCCTATCCCAGACAGCATAACCCTAACTAA
- the fabZ gene encoding 3-hydroxyacyl-ACP dehydratase FabZ — translation MVLLNQEQIKEIIPHRDPFLLIDEVIALEPGVKCVARRSIREDDFWFAGHFPQMPVTPGVLMVEMLAQTGAVCAGSLEENKGKIGLFAKIDKAKFRKPVVAGDVLTLEVEMIKLKSMVGVGRGTAYNQLGDKVVSCELTFAYTQPE, via the coding sequence ATGGTGCTGCTCAATCAGGAACAAATCAAAGAAATTATTCCCCATCGTGACCCCTTTCTTCTCATTGATGAGGTTATTGCTCTGGAGCCGGGTGTGAAATGCGTTGCCAGGCGCTCCATCCGGGAGGATGACTTTTGGTTTGCGGGGCATTTCCCCCAGATGCCGGTAACCCCCGGTGTGCTGATGGTGGAGATGCTGGCCCAGACCGGTGCTGTCTGCGCCGGCTCACTGGAAGAAAATAAAGGCAAGATCGGTCTTTTTGCCAAAATTGATAAAGCTAAGTTCCGCAAGCCGGTGGTTGCCGGTGATGTGCTGACTCTGGAAGTGGAAATGATCAAGCTCAAAAGCATGGTCGGCGTGGGCAGAGGCACTGCTTACAACCAGCTGGGTGATAAGGTTGTCAGCTGTGAGCTGACCTTTGCCTACACGCAGCCGGAATAA
- a CDS encoding acetyl-CoA carboxylase biotin carboxylase subunit, translating to MFSKVLIANRGEIAVRIIRACRELGLGTVAVCSEADRSALHAKIADQTVCIGPASSRESYLNIPAILSACQLTGAQAVHPGFGFLSENAVFARNCQKCGIKFIGPRPEAIELMGNKARAKKTMQEAGVPVVPGSDGVVATVEEAENVAREIGYPIMVKASAGGGGRGIRLVEKPAAMEHAFVAAREEALKFFGDDSVYIEKFIVSPRHVEVQVLADERGNVVHLGERDCSLQRRNQKVLEESPCPVMTPELRERMGEAAKAAVRHVGYHNAGTIEFLLDARGDFYFMEMNTRIQVEHPITEMVTGIDLVKNQILIAQGQPLPFSQEDIQLRGHAIECRINAENPDKDFRPSPGTIDALLVPGGPGIRVDSAVYAGYTIPPHYDSMIGKVIAYAPTRAEAIAKMKWALAEFLVSGIDTNIDFQLDILRDWNFSAGQYDIAYLGKKLAAQKAASGK from the coding sequence ATGTTTAGTAAGGTATTAATCGCCAACCGGGGCGAAATAGCGGTGAGGATCATCCGGGCCTGCCGGGAGCTGGGTCTTGGTACTGTGGCGGTCTGCTCTGAGGCCGACCGCAGTGCTTTGCATGCCAAAATTGCAGACCAGACCGTTTGCATTGGCCCTGCCTCCAGCCGGGAAAGCTATCTGAATATTCCGGCAATTTTATCCGCTTGCCAGCTGACTGGGGCACAGGCGGTGCATCCCGGCTTCGGCTTTTTATCAGAAAACGCTGTTTTTGCCCGCAACTGCCAAAAATGCGGCATCAAATTCATCGGCCCCCGGCCGGAGGCCATTGAGCTGATGGGCAACAAGGCCCGGGCCAAAAAAACCATGCAGGAGGCCGGTGTGCCGGTGGTGCCCGGTTCGGATGGCGTTGTGGCCACAGTGGAAGAGGCCGAAAACGTTGCCCGGGAAATCGGCTATCCCATTATGGTTAAGGCCAGCGCAGGCGGCGGCGGCCGGGGCATCCGTTTGGTGGAAAAGCCCGCGGCTATGGAGCACGCCTTTGTGGCCGCCCGGGAGGAAGCACTGAAATTCTTCGGGGATGACAGTGTATACATCGAAAAGTTTATTGTTTCCCCCCGCCATGTGGAGGTGCAGGTTTTAGCCGATGAGCGGGGCAATGTGGTGCATCTGGGTGAGCGGGATTGCTCGCTCCAGCGCCGCAACCAGAAGGTTCTGGAGGAATCCCCCTGCCCGGTGATGACACCGGAGCTGCGGGAAAGAATGGGTGAGGCGGCCAAAGCGGCGGTTCGCCATGTGGGCTACCACAACGCCGGAACCATCGAGTTTTTGCTGGATGCCCGGGGGGATTTCTATTTTATGGAGATGAACACCCGCATTCAGGTGGAGCATCCCATCACCGAAATGGTGACTGGCATCGATCTGGTGAAGAACCAGATTCTCATTGCCCAAGGCCAGCCCCTTCCCTTTTCGCAGGAGGATATTCAGCTGCGGGGTCATGCCATCGAGTGCCGGATCAATGCGGAAAACCCGGATAAGGATTTCCGCCCCAGCCCCGGCACCATTGATGCACTGCTGGTTCCCGGCGGCCCCGGCATCCGTGTGGATAGCGCTGTCTATGCGGGTTATACCATTCCGCCCCATTACGACAGCATGATTGGCAAGGTGATTGCCTATGCCCCCACCCGGGCGGAGGCCATTGCCAAGATGAAATGGGCGCTGGCGGAATTTTTGGTTTCGGGTATTGATACCAACATTGATTTTCAGCTGGATATTTTGCGGGATTGGAACTTTTCGGCCGGCCAGTATGATATTGCCTATCTGGGCAAAAAGCTGGCGGCACAGAAGGCGGCTTCTGGAAAATAG
- the acpP gene encoding acyl carrier protein codes for MIFEKVRATLVDQLDVDEDAVTMESSILDDLGADSLDVVDLIMSLEEEFDTEIPDEEIEGLKTVGDIVRYLEQGEE; via the coding sequence ATGATTTTTGAAAAAGTGAGAGCGACTCTGGTAGATCAATTGGATGTTGATGAAGACGCAGTCACCATGGAAAGCTCTATTTTGGATGACCTGGGTGCGGATTCTCTGGATGTTGTGGATTTGATTATGAGCCTGGAAGAAGAGTTCGACACGGAGATCCCCGATGAAGAAATCGAAGGTCTCAAAACGGTCGGAGACATCGTCCGGTATCTTGAGCAAGGCGAAGAGTAA
- a CDS encoding acetyl-CoA carboxylase carboxyltransferase subunit alpha, which produces MSKANALTPWERIELIRNKARPTAKDYIPQIFQHFIELHGDRCYGDDAAIIGGIGRLDRRPVTVIAHVKGKNLDENKASNFGMPHPEGYRKALRLMKQAEKFGRPVICLIDTPGAYCGVEAEERGQHEAVAKNLMEMMRLRTPVISVVLGEGGSGGALALGVCDQLAMLQNATYSVISPRGFASILWKDASREKEAANRVRITAEDLVGFGIAEHIIAEPVGGAHKNPQMAAAALKRYLQEAVAEFSAQPIEELLEKRYQKFRKIGDFLE; this is translated from the coding sequence ATGAGTAAAGCAAATGCCTTAACCCCATGGGAACGCATTGAACTGATCCGCAACAAAGCCCGGCCCACAGCCAAGGATTATATCCCCCAGATTTTTCAGCATTTTATCGAGCTTCACGGTGACCGCTGCTATGGGGATGATGCGGCCATTATCGGCGGCATCGGACGATTGGATCGCCGCCCTGTTACAGTGATTGCTCATGTGAAGGGCAAAAATCTGGATGAAAACAAGGCCTCCAATTTTGGTATGCCCCATCCCGAGGGTTACCGCAAGGCTCTGCGCCTGATGAAGCAGGCCGAGAAATTCGGCCGCCCAGTCATCTGCCTCATTGATACCCCCGGCGCCTATTGTGGCGTTGAGGCGGAGGAGAGAGGCCAGCACGAGGCGGTTGCCAAGAACCTGATGGAAATGATGCGCCTGCGCACCCCGGTGATTTCGGTGGTGCTGGGTGAGGGCGGCAGCGGCGGCGCTTTGGCACTGGGGGTATGCGATCAGCTTGCCATGCTGCAAAACGCCACCTATTCGGTAATTTCCCCCCGGGGTTTTGCCAGCATTCTGTGGAAGGATGCCTCCCGGGAAAAGGAGGCGGCCAACCGGGTTCGCATCACAGCGGAGGACTTGGTGGGCTTTGGCATTGCAGAGCATATTATTGCAGAACCGGTGGGCGGCGCGCATAAAAACCCCCAGATGGCTGCGGCGGCTCTTAAACGCTATTTGCAGGAGGCTGTGGCGGAGTTTTCGGCCCAGCCAATCGAGGAATTGCTGGAAAAACGCTACCAGAAATTCCGCAAAATAGGGGATTTTTTAGAGTAG